TTTATTCCACAGGTCAGTTCCTGGTTCATTAAAAGCAATATGTCCATTAACTCCTATTCCAATAAATGCAAGATAAATACTTTCATTTCTCTTGATTTCCTGGTATTTTTCTATAAATAAATCTGTATAATTTTTTATTATTTCATCCTCTGTTTTGCCTGCCTCCTTCATATAAAAAACATTTTTTTCAGGAATTTCTACTTTTTCAAAAATATGGATTCTTAAATACTCCTTGAAAGTATTGGGATGATTTTCTGGAAGGTCTATATATTCATCAAGATGAAATGCATATATGTTTTCCCACTTTATATTTTTGTTTTTTGATAGATTTTCAAGAAATGTATCCTGAGAAGGAGCAGCAGCAAAAACACACAAACATTTTCTGTTCAATTTATTTGTATAATTTTCAAGAATTTCTCCTGCATCTTCTGCTGATTTTTTCCCAATTTCTTCATTGCTTTTCAGAATAAAAACTTTAAAATTTCTTATGTCCATCTTTACTCCTTTTTAAATATTTAACAATTTTTTTGCATTTTCGTAAAAAATCTTTTTCTTCTTTTCTTCTGTTATGTTTAAATTTTTCAAATAGTCAATAATTGGAAGTTCCTGTTCAGGATATAAATAATCAGTTGC
This region of bacterium genomic DNA includes:
- a CDS encoding 6-phosphogluconolactonase — protein: MDIRNFKVFILKSNEEIGKKSAEDAGEILENYTNKLNRKCLCVFAAAPSQDTFLENLSKNKNIKWENIYAFHLDEYIDLPENHPNTFKEYLRIHIFEKVEIPEKNVFYMKEAGKTEDEIIKNYTDLFIEKYQEIKRNESIYLAFIGIGVNGHIAFNEPGTDLWNKEIITKIRIDDISVKQQYEDYKTHPNPEARYKSLDEVPRNALTMTVSAILLADKIFCMVPGKQKGDAVKLTLEGEISNKVPASFLRLHKDVSLYIDIDSGSKLINKPETKIKIGK